One window from the genome of Zymoseptoria tritici IPO323 chromosome 11, whole genome shotgun sequence encodes:
- the MgGPI1 gene encoding putative N-acetylglucosaminyltransferase subunit (putative Phosphatidylinositol N-acetylglucosaminyltransferase subunit, integral plasma membrane), with product MHPVSILTLLVFCSGYVTARWDLVAQLIELALFAWDHSVVTRALKGFAVLTIFFVLILIPLERIAAREAELHPRTIDTPGLSAREQLRRRGSFYMPTRNHGLMRVFWPSDAPRDALAGVLVGWRNSELDVTVICILQGVDVRNTDHALRMRALFRGCPHSIDKITAHCGGQPLQVLGTLNADTSATTFDPNLLSLHTVPRSTIPRVDYPEDAPITIQIITFIRPDPKRMQYLSLTPISLALGDKQVRIDKDEERERIRQEKLVEKLKLHTVVNHPRTQKELALKTIIIQMNCSAELNALMQQNIGMIGMRTKRAMSVSERVVESATNLWDFILLWSKQAFKDHIWPFASQVFILYLMILRVAAEALLVLLDWRPTGRAALRDISASCQQVDIRLQQFCYWPDQYVTLHNRRSDWESITNSHPDYIRFFNSLWLVANDVIIGIALGSYIIENVDFVASQLDKVMTTYSVEGLQQMLTWLMDYPAGLKLNTELARFLGDLFLWVIEYWNDCMTQLRPTLPYVIRLIGVSSFAGASLPIAMFSDLLSLLTLHIYSFYIASARIYNWQLTIIISLFHLFRGKKRNILRNRIDSCDYDLDQLLLGTILFTLLFFLLPTVAVFYATFAGARMGIIALKAALDTWLAVLNHFPLFALMLRVKDSRRLPGGIRFELQDTPRALLSSSSASSAASKTSSPPARTSYIKLQSVPLPLSQTFSQYAQLGHRLRKHYLSPRVFLCLVSGQFVPPIHRKSLYSLQYSMLPSQRVSIGQLWKLLTEERKPEGGVVVGNGHLVAPTTLNGRRRKSERR from the exons ATGCATCCGGTCTCGATCTTGACCCTCTTAGTGTTTTGTTCTGGCTACGTCACAGCTCGCTGGGACCTCGTCGCGCAGTTGATCGAGCTCGCGCTATTCGCTTGGGACCACTCCGTTGTT ACACGAGCTCTCAAGGGATTCGCGGTCctcaccatcttcttcgtcctcattCTCATCCCACTCGAACGCATCGCTGCGCGCGAGGCCGAGCTC catCCGCGAACGATCGATACTCCAGGTCTTTCAGCTCGAGAGCAGCTGAGGCGTCGCGGCTCGTTCTA CATGCCCACACGAAACCATGGGTTGATGCGTGTATTCTGGCCGTCTGACGCGCCTAGAGATGCCCTAGCAGGAGTCCTTGTTGGATGGAGGAACTCTGAATTGGATGTGACCGTGATCTGCATACTTCAGGGAGTCGAT GTGCGAAATACGGATCATGCACTGCGCATGCGAGCACTCTTTCGTGGATGTCCTCATTCGATAGACAAGATCACCGCGCACTGTGGTGGGCAACCGCTACAGGTGCTGGGAACACTCAATGCAGACACCTCGGCCACGACCTTCGACCCCAATCTCTTGTCACTACACACAGTACCACGGAGCACAATACCTCGAGTCGACTATCCGGAGGATGCTCCAATCACGATCCAAATCATAACTTTCATCAGACCCGATCCGAAACGTATGCAATACCTGTCGCTCACGCCCATATCGCTCGCGCTTGGAGACAAACAGGTCAGAATCGACAAAGATGAAGAGCGCGAAAGGATACGACAGGAGAAGCTGGTGGAGAAGTTGAAGTTGCACACCGTCGTGAATCATCCACGAACACAGAAAGAGCTGGCACTCAAGACAATCATTATTCAGATGAATTGCTCGGCCGAGCTCAATGCGTTGATGCAACAGAATATTGGAATGATAGGCATGAGGACGAAAAGAGCCATGAGCGTCAGCGAACGAGTGGTGGAATCAGCAACGAATCTGTGGGATTTCATCCTGCTCTGGTCGAAGCAGGCGTTCAAGGATCACATCTGGCCGTTCGCGTCACAGGTGTTCATCCTCTATCTGATGATTCTTCGCGTGGCTGCGGAAGCTCTGCTTGTGCTGCTGGACTGGAGACCGACAGGCCGGGCTGCTCTGCGAGATATCTCTGCTTCCTGCCAGCAAGTTGATATTCGGCTTCAGCAGTTCTGCTATTGGCCTGACCAATATGTGACCCTGCATAACAGACGAAGTGACTGGGAGAGTATCACGAACAGTCATCCGGACTACATTCGCTTCTTCAACAGTCTCTGGCTCGTCGCGAACGATGTCATTATCGGAATTGCGTTGGGCTCGTACATCATCGAAAACGTCGACTTTGTTGCTTCACAGCTGGACAAGGTGATGACCACATACTCGGTGGAGGGGCTTCAGCAAATGCTCACCTGGCTGATGGACTATCCTGCCGGACTGAAGTTGAATACGGAGCTGGCCAGATTCCTTGGAGACCTCTTCCTCTGGGTCATTGAGTACTGGAACGACTGCATGACCCAGCTCCGACCAACGCTGCCGTACGTGATCCGCCTGATCGGCGTGTCCAGCTTCGCCGGGGCCAGTCTGCCCATTGCAATGTTCTCCGACTTACTCTCGTTGCTCACACTGCACATCTACTCCTTCTACATCGCATCCGCGCGCATCTACAATTGGCAGCTGACGATCATCATCTCGCTCTTCCACCTCTTCCGCGGAAAGAAGCGCAACATCCTCCGCAACCGCATCGACAGCTGTGATTACGACCTCGATCAACTACTTCTGGGCACGATTCTCTTCACGCTTTtgttcttcctcctcccgaCCGTGGCTGTCTTCTATGCTACCTTCGCCGGAGCAAGAATGGGCATTATCGCATTGAAAGCCGCATTGGACACTTGGCTGGCTGTTCTCAATCATTTCCCGCTCTTCGCACTCATGCTCCGCGTCAAGGATTCCAGGCGTTTACCCGGCGGCATTCGTTTTGAATTGCAAGATACCCCTCGCGCGttgctttcttcttcttctgcatCATCCGCTGCATCTAAaacttcctcccctcctGCAAGGACCTCGTACATCAAGTTACAG TCCGTCCCCTTACCTCTCTCCCAAACTTTCTCCCAGTACGCCCAACTTGGCCACCGCCTCCGAAAGCACTATCTCTCTCCCCGTGTCTTCCTGTGTCTCGTCTCTGGACAATTCGTGCCGCCTATTCATCGCAAGAGCCTTTATAGCTTGCAGTACAGCATGCTGCCGAGTCAAAGAGTGAGCATTGGACAGCTGTGGAAGTTGTtgacggaggagaggaagccTGAAGGTGGTGTGGTCGTTGGGAATGGGCATCTGGTAGCGCCGACGACGTTGaatgggaggaggaggaagagtgaGCGGAGGTAG